From Mucilaginibacter rubeus, a single genomic window includes:
- a CDS encoding type II toxin-antitoxin system VapC family toxin, whose amino-acid sequence MQLLIDTQAILWFQASDDRLSKTAKQLIEDPANQCYISMASLWEMAIKVALKKLDIEIGYENFYSYLIGKQFEILDITPYHLSKLTSMPHHHGDPFDRLIISQAISENLTIISADQHFKAYPASVVW is encoded by the coding sequence ATGCAATTGCTTATAGATACACAAGCAATCCTTTGGTTCCAGGCTTCTGATGATAGATTATCTAAAACAGCCAAACAACTAATTGAAGATCCCGCTAATCAATGCTATATAAGCATGGCATCGCTATGGGAGATGGCTATTAAGGTTGCTTTAAAAAAGCTTGATATCGAAATTGGCTATGAAAATTTTTATAGCTATCTGATAGGGAAGCAATTTGAGATTCTTGATATAACGCCTTATCATTTAAGTAAATTAACGTCTATGCCCCATCATCACGGAGATCCTTTTGATCGTCTCATTATCTCCCAGGCTATCTCTGAAAATCTTACTATCATTTCGGCCGATCAGCACTTTAAAGCCTATCCGGCGAGCGTTGTTTGGTAA
- a CDS encoding esterase family protein, which produces MTEKFHRWHSPNTNTDLEMLVFGDRGYPVIVFPTTKGRYYQNKDFGLIESVKWFVDNGLVKIYCPDTIDDRSWYNKGIHPADRAKTYAGYDRMLTNELIPWAMHETGVGKVAVAGCSFGGYHAANFAFKHPEKVRHLFTMGGAFDIKMFTDGYYDDNIFYNNPVDFLPGNNRHDLWQMNIILGTSEYDICKGYNIQLSNILKQKNIKHWLDIRPFANHDWPIWREMFPHYLSTIK; this is translated from the coding sequence TTGACCGAAAAATTTCACCGCTGGCACTCCCCCAACACCAACACCGACCTTGAAATGCTGGTATTCGGCGACCGCGGTTACCCCGTTATCGTTTTCCCTACCACCAAAGGTCGTTACTATCAAAATAAAGATTTCGGCCTTATTGAGAGCGTAAAATGGTTTGTTGACAATGGTCTGGTGAAGATCTATTGTCCTGATACTATTGACGACCGCAGTTGGTACAACAAAGGCATCCATCCGGCCGACAGGGCCAAAACCTATGCCGGGTATGATCGTATGCTGACGAACGAGCTTATTCCCTGGGCCATGCACGAAACGGGAGTTGGCAAAGTAGCCGTTGCCGGCTGTAGCTTTGGCGGATACCACGCGGCTAACTTCGCTTTTAAGCACCCCGAAAAAGTCAGGCATTTATTTACCATGGGCGGGGCATTTGATATTAAAATGTTTACCGATGGTTATTACGATGACAACATTTTTTACAATAACCCGGTCGACTTTTTACCGGGCAACAATCGCCACGACCTCTGGCAAATGAACATTATTCTCGGCACGTCTGAGTACGATATATGTAAAGGGTATAATATCCAGCTTTCAAACATATTAAAACAAAAAAACATTAAACATTGGTTGGATATCCGCCCGTTTGCCAATCATGACTGGCCTATCTGGCGCGAAATGTTCCCGCACTATTTATCAACGATTAAATAA
- a CDS encoding alpha/beta hydrolase encodes MLKQNLKSSIILIAILFVVANITTAQVKSDTPTPFSDKGLVQWDYHSTVIGEDYTIYVLLPPGYDTTKNKYPVLYMTDGDWNMTVAMNCFNMLRQDYETTEALIVGIGYGNRPNQRSRDLNPATGGPKFISFIEREVMPFIQNKYRVSDNKALYGYSYGGMFTTMVLFEHPNLFNMIFIGAPGNSGSELIPSAKKYFTNNHDLNSKVFLGVGSFEHTTAKNIEDFKTYMVNQHCKSLDIATAITPNAGHGAALAQVMQNAIAFAYCKKHKEITIPVKDLQQYTGTYIIAGDTTNSKFKLYIADNKLYFANNGQPPIAFVPFAKDSFFMYENERDEVFFHTEAGKMYILYSPLHEKPTRLDKVK; translated from the coding sequence ATGTTAAAACAAAACCTAAAATCCAGCATAATCCTAATTGCGATTTTGTTTGTTGTCGCAAACATCACAACCGCGCAGGTTAAAAGTGACACCCCTACCCCCTTTTCTGATAAAGGCTTGGTGCAATGGGATTACCACTCAACGGTTATAGGCGAGGATTATACCATCTATGTACTTTTACCACCCGGTTATGATACCACCAAAAATAAATATCCGGTTTTGTACATGACTGATGGCGACTGGAACATGACCGTTGCCATGAACTGCTTTAACATGCTCAGACAAGATTACGAAACCACCGAGGCGCTCATTGTAGGCATAGGCTACGGCAACCGCCCCAACCAACGCAGCCGCGACCTGAACCCGGCAACAGGCGGCCCAAAATTCATTTCATTTATTGAACGGGAGGTAATGCCATTTATACAAAACAAGTACCGTGTAAGCGATAATAAAGCCTTGTACGGCTATTCATATGGCGGCATGTTTACTACCATGGTATTATTTGAACATCCCAACCTGTTTAACATGATATTTATTGGAGCGCCGGGAAATAGCGGCAGCGAACTTATCCCTTCGGCTAAGAAATATTTTACAAACAACCATGATCTTAACAGTAAGGTATTTTTAGGCGTAGGCTCCTTTGAACATACCACAGCCAAAAACATTGAAGACTTTAAAACCTACATGGTAAACCAGCATTGCAAAAGTTTGGATATAGCCACTGCAATCACCCCCAATGCCGGGCATGGCGCGGCGCTTGCCCAGGTGATGCAAAACGCCATAGCCTTTGCCTATTGTAAAAAACACAAAGAGATTACGATACCGGTAAAAGATCTGCAGCAATATACCGGCACCTACATTATAGCCGGAGATACTACTAATAGCAAATTCAAGCTGTACATAGCTGACAATAAACTTTATTTTGCAAATAATGGCCAACCGCCTATAGCGTTTGTGCCGTTTGCTAAAGATTCATTTTTCATGTACGAAAACGAAAGGGATGAGGTTTTCTTTCATACAGAAGCCGGCAAAATGTATATACTTTACAGTCCGCTTCATGAAAAACCGACAAGATTGGATAAAGTGAAATAA
- a CDS encoding YdeI/OmpD-associated family protein: protein MEHYDNRIDAYIEKSPDFAKPILNYLRTVVHEASPAIVETMKWSMPFFDYKGVVCNMAAFKQHCSFGFWKASLLHDPQKILSLADQAAGSFGRLTSIDDLPPKEVLIEFIHQAIMLNEDNKVRPASQKKTPAQRDELVVPDYFVKFLEAHPQAWLNLNQFSYSQKKEYIEWITEAKTEATRLKRMETAAEWLAEGKSRHWKYK from the coding sequence ATGGAACATTACGATAACCGGATTGATGCCTACATTGAGAAATCGCCCGATTTTGCAAAACCAATTTTAAATTATCTGAGGACTGTAGTACACGAGGCCTCACCTGCAATAGTTGAAACCATGAAATGGAGCATGCCTTTTTTTGATTATAAGGGTGTGGTTTGCAATATGGCCGCTTTTAAACAACATTGCTCGTTTGGCTTTTGGAAGGCATCGTTATTGCACGATCCACAGAAAATACTGAGCCTGGCCGATCAGGCCGCCGGTAGTTTCGGCCGTTTAACCAGTATTGATGACCTACCTCCCAAAGAAGTGCTTATCGAATTCATCCATCAGGCCATAATGCTAAATGAAGATAATAAGGTAAGACCAGCCTCTCAGAAGAAAACACCCGCCCAACGCGACGAATTGGTTGTGCCCGATTACTTTGTGAAATTTTTAGAAGCCCACCCGCAAGCCTGGCTTAATCTCAACCAGTTTAGCTACTCACAGAAAAAAGAATACATAGAGTGGATAACCGAAGCCAAGACAGAAGCTACCCGCCTTAAACGGATGGAAACAGCCGCTGAGTGGCTTGCCGAAGGTAAATCAAGGCATTGGAAGTATAAGTAA
- the typA gene encoding translational GTPase TypA → MQKIRNIAIIAHVDHGKTTLVDKILHSCTIFRDNEQTGELILDNNDLERERGITIVSKNVSVRYKDVKINIIDTPGHADFGGEVERVLKMADGVLLLCDAFEGAMPQTRFVTQKALALGLKPIVVVNKVDKENCRPEEVYEQIFELFFNLEATEEQLDFPVIYGSSKQGWMSTDYKKPTEDIFPLMDAILENIPPAPIAEGTLQMQITSLDYSSFVGRIAIGRVARGTIKENQPVSLVKRDGTIQKSRIKELYTFEGLGKVKATEVKSGDICAVVGIDGFDIGDTIADFENPEQLEVIKIDEPTMNMLFTINNSPFFGKEGKFVTSRHVRDRLYKEMEKNLALKVVETESPDSYLVYGRGILHLSVLIETMRREGYELQVGQPQVIVKHIDGVKCEPVETLIVDVPGEVAGKVIELVTQRKGDLLIMEPKGDLQHLEFEIPSRGIIGLRNNVLTATAGEAIMAHRFKAYEPWKGPIPGRSNGVLISMEKGNTTAYAIDKLQDRGRFFVDPGVDIYEGQILGEHIRDNDLVINVVKGKQLTNMRASGSDDNVRIAPAIKFSLEESMEYIQADEYIEVTPQSMRLRKIYLTENERKVNAKRFVNQ, encoded by the coding sequence ATGCAAAAAATAAGAAATATCGCAATCATTGCGCACGTTGACCACGGTAAAACTACTTTGGTTGATAAAATTCTGCACAGCTGTACCATTTTCAGGGACAATGAGCAAACCGGAGAGCTGATCCTCGACAACAACGACCTTGAACGTGAGCGTGGTATCACCATCGTTTCAAAAAACGTATCTGTAAGGTATAAAGATGTTAAGATCAACATTATTGATACCCCTGGTCACGCCGATTTTGGTGGCGAGGTTGAGCGTGTATTGAAAATGGCCGATGGTGTATTATTACTTTGCGACGCTTTTGAAGGCGCCATGCCTCAAACTCGTTTCGTAACTCAAAAAGCTTTGGCTTTAGGCCTTAAGCCAATTGTGGTTGTAAACAAAGTTGATAAAGAGAACTGCCGCCCCGAAGAAGTTTACGAACAAATTTTTGAATTATTCTTCAACCTTGAAGCTACCGAAGAACAACTGGATTTCCCGGTTATCTACGGTTCATCAAAACAAGGCTGGATGAGCACAGATTATAAAAAGCCAACGGAAGATATTTTCCCGTTGATGGACGCTATTTTGGAGAACATTCCACCGGCTCCAATTGCTGAAGGTACGCTGCAAATGCAGATCACTTCGTTAGATTATTCATCTTTCGTAGGTCGTATCGCTATCGGTCGTGTGGCTCGTGGTACTATCAAAGAAAACCAGCCGGTATCTTTGGTAAAACGCGATGGCACTATCCAAAAATCAAGGATTAAAGAACTTTACACATTCGAAGGTTTGGGTAAAGTAAAAGCTACCGAAGTAAAATCTGGTGATATCTGCGCTGTAGTTGGTATCGATGGTTTTGACATTGGTGATACTATTGCCGATTTTGAAAACCCAGAGCAATTAGAGGTTATCAAAATTGATGAGCCAACAATGAACATGTTGTTCACCATCAATAACTCACCTTTCTTTGGTAAAGAAGGTAAATTTGTTACCTCACGTCACGTACGTGACCGTCTGTACAAAGAGATGGAGAAGAACCTGGCGCTTAAGGTTGTTGAAACCGAATCGCCTGATTCATACCTGGTGTATGGCCGTGGTATCCTTCACTTGTCGGTATTGATCGAAACTATGCGTCGTGAAGGTTACGAGTTACAGGTAGGTCAGCCACAGGTTATCGTTAAACACATTGATGGTGTTAAATGTGAGCCGGTTGAAACCCTGATAGTTGACGTTCCTGGTGAGGTTGCCGGTAAAGTAATTGAACTGGTAACACAACGTAAAGGTGATTTGTTGATCATGGAGCCAAAAGGCGACTTGCAACACTTAGAGTTTGAAATCCCTTCACGTGGCATCATCGGTTTACGTAACAACGTACTTACCGCTACTGCCGGTGAAGCTATCATGGCACACCGCTTTAAAGCTTACGAACCATGGAAAGGCCCAATCCCAGGCCGTTCAAACGGTGTATTGATCTCGATGGAAAAAGGTAACACAACTGCTTATGCAATTGACAAACTGCAGGATCGTGGTCGTTTCTTCGTTGATCCGGGTGTTGATATTTACGAAGGTCAGATCCTTGGTGAGCACATTCGCGATAACGATTTGGTGATCAACGTTGTTAAAGGTAAACAGTTAACCAACATGCGTGCATCAGGTAGTGATGATAACGTTCGTATCGCGCCGGCTATCAAATTCTCATTAGAAGAATCAATGGAGTATATCCAGGCCGATGAATACATCGAAGTTACACCGCAAAGCATGCGTTTACGTAAAATCTACTTAACCGAAAATGAGCGTAAAGTAAACGCTAAAAGGTTTGTTAATCAATAA
- a CDS encoding alpha/beta hydrolase translates to MTITEQEINITSALLEREVTLTILKPEDSDIAEPLNLLLLNDGQELENLGARNTLETLYNTNRLKPVLVVAIHAGDNRLDEYGIAGKPDFKGRGAKADVYTQFIKEELLPQLEQLTGFNEFDTTAFAGFSLGGLSAFDIVWNNPALFNKTGVFSGSFWWRGKDLAKGYTDADRLMHQAIRETKTKPAINAWLQTGTKDETSDRNKNGIIDAIDDTIDLIKEMEVKGFKRPDEIQYVEIIGGTHDTATWGKAMAKFLVWAFGR, encoded by the coding sequence ATGACGATAACCGAACAAGAAATAAATATAACCTCTGCGCTGCTTGAGCGGGAAGTAACTTTAACCATCCTGAAACCCGAGGACAGTGATATTGCCGAACCGCTGAACCTGCTGTTGCTTAACGATGGTCAGGAGCTTGAAAACCTGGGGGCAAGAAATACGCTCGAAACATTATATAATACCAATCGCCTTAAACCAGTTTTGGTTGTTGCAATTCATGCTGGTGATAACCGCCTTGACGAATATGGCATTGCCGGCAAGCCCGATTTTAAAGGCCGCGGTGCTAAAGCCGATGTGTATACACAATTTATAAAAGAAGAATTGCTGCCACAATTAGAACAACTAACCGGCTTTAATGAATTTGATACCACTGCATTCGCAGGTTTTTCGCTTGGTGGTTTATCAGCTTTTGATATTGTTTGGAACAATCCTGCATTGTTTAATAAAACCGGTGTTTTTTCGGGTTCATTTTGGTGGAGGGGAAAAGACCTTGCCAAAGGCTATACTGATGCAGACAGGCTGATGCACCAGGCGATACGGGAAACTAAAACCAAACCGGCTATCAACGCCTGGCTGCAAACCGGCACCAAAGATGAAACCAGCGACCGCAATAAAAACGGAATTATTGACGCCATTGATGATACTATCGACCTGATCAAAGAAATGGAAGTCAAAGGCTTTAAACGCCCGGACGAAATTCAATATGTTGAAATAATAGGAGGTACCCATGACACCGCTACCTGGGGTAAAGCAATGGCCAAGTTTTTGGTTTGGGCTTTTGGGAGATAA
- the msrA gene encoding peptide-methionine (S)-S-oxide reductase MsrA codes for MNTEKAILAGGCFWGVEELIRHYPGVISTVVGYTGGDVPNATYRNHGTHAEGIAIEFDPAQLSYRKLLEYFFQIHDPTTRNRQGNDIGTSYRSAIFYLNESQREVANALIAEMEASGIWPGKIVTEVVPATDFWNAEAEHQDYLQKNPYGYTCHFERPDWKLS; via the coding sequence ATGAATACGGAAAAAGCCATTTTAGCAGGCGGCTGCTTTTGGGGGGTAGAAGAATTGATCAGACATTATCCCGGTGTTATTTCTACAGTAGTGGGATACACAGGCGGTGATGTACCTAACGCGACTTATCGAAATCATGGAACACATGCCGAAGGTATTGCAATTGAATTTGATCCTGCTCAATTGTCTTATCGTAAGCTCCTCGAATATTTTTTTCAGATCCATGACCCTACTACCCGGAACAGGCAGGGAAATGATATCGGCACTTCTTATCGTTCGGCTATTTTTTATTTGAATGAAAGCCAGCGGGAAGTGGCAAACGCGCTGATAGCCGAAATGGAGGCTTCTGGTATTTGGCCTGGAAAAATTGTTACGGAAGTAGTACCGGCAACTGATTTTTGGAATGCCGAAGCTGAACACCAGGATTATCTTCAAAAAAATCCATATGGCTATACCTGTCACTTTGAACGGCCTGATTGGAAATTGAGTTGA
- a CDS encoding DUF2281 domain-containing protein yields MVSAALIKKLDQLPPDLQTQIEKDVDKLLKKFTNAESLNDDQSVRGYGSLKGKIWMSEDFEEPLEDFKDYM; encoded by the coding sequence ATGGTTAGTGCTGCACTTATAAAAAAGCTTGATCAATTACCACCTGACCTGCAAACTCAGATAGAGAAAGACGTAGATAAGCTTTTGAAAAAGTTTACCAATGCTGAATCATTAAATGATGATCAGTCTGTAAGAGGATATGGAAGTTTGAAAGGAAAAATTTGGATGTCGGAAGATTTTGAGGAGCCGCTTGAGGATTTCAAAGATTATATGTAA
- a CDS encoding RimK family alpha-L-glutamate ligase yields MKKIGILFGQEDSFPQAFVDRVNQKAEKGISAEFVRLDKIMQAEPLDYAVIVDRISQDVPYYRAALKNAAICGTAVINNPFWWSADEKFFNNALAVKIGVPVPKTVILPSKELPDDTTNKSFRNLAYPLDWNGIFNYVGFPAYMKPFDGGGWKEVYKIENEKDFFSKYDKTKQHVMMLQEEVVFDDYFRCYCIGGKHVRIMQYEPRNPHHLRYEHGKAPAAKKLLDTVKDYVIKLNQYLGYDFNTVEFAVRDGVPYAIDFCNPAPDAEVTSVGQENFDWVVETAADYAIERAKNQKDGLDNLTWGEFVKTSAAKKTLVVAPSKAAAKADVTVAKVDHAIEDEGKAKKAKTTKAPAAKIAATKEPVVAKEPATKAAVVKEPVAKAVAVKDKAAPKPKKAAKK; encoded by the coding sequence ATGAAAAAAATTGGCATCTTATTCGGACAAGAGGATTCATTTCCGCAAGCATTTGTTGACCGTGTAAACCAAAAAGCAGAAAAAGGCATCAGTGCCGAGTTTGTAAGGCTTGATAAGATTATGCAGGCCGAGCCGCTTGACTATGCTGTTATTGTAGACCGTATTTCGCAGGATGTTCCCTACTATCGCGCGGCCTTAAAAAATGCAGCTATTTGCGGTACCGCCGTAATTAACAACCCTTTTTGGTGGAGCGCCGACGAAAAGTTTTTCAACAATGCCCTTGCTGTAAAAATTGGAGTACCGGTGCCTAAAACCGTGATCCTGCCATCAAAGGAGCTTCCGGACGATACCACCAATAAATCGTTCCGTAACCTGGCCTACCCACTCGACTGGAATGGCATTTTCAACTACGTAGGTTTCCCGGCCTATATGAAACCTTTTGATGGCGGCGGCTGGAAAGAAGTTTATAAGATTGAGAATGAGAAAGACTTTTTCAGTAAGTATGATAAAACCAAACAGCATGTCATGATGCTGCAGGAAGAAGTTGTTTTTGACGATTACTTCCGCTGCTATTGCATTGGAGGCAAACATGTACGCATTATGCAGTATGAGCCGCGCAACCCACATCATTTGCGCTACGAGCACGGCAAAGCGCCTGCCGCCAAAAAACTGCTGGATACCGTTAAAGACTATGTTATAAAATTAAACCAATACTTAGGTTACGATTTTAACACTGTTGAGTTTGCTGTTCGCGATGGTGTTCCTTATGCTATTGATTTCTGCAACCCTGCTCCCGATGCCGAGGTAACCAGCGTTGGACAGGAAAACTTTGACTGGGTGGTTGAAACCGCCGCCGACTACGCCATCGAACGTGCCAAAAACCAAAAAGACGGTCTGGACAACCTTACCTGGGGCGAGTTTGTAAAAACATCGGCAGCAAAAAAAACTTTGGTAGTGGCTCCATCTAAAGCCGCGGCAAAAGCCGATGTTACTGTAGCTAAAGTTGATCACGCAATTGAAGACGAAGGCAAAGCGAAGAAAGCTAAAACAACTAAAGCACCTGCCGCAAAAATAGCTGCGACAAAAGAGCCCGTGGTAGCAAAAGAACCTGCAACCAAAGCAGCGGTCGTGAAAGAACCTGTTGCTAAAGCAGTCGCTGTAAAAGACAAAGCGGCGCCTAAGCCTAAAAAGGCAGCTAAGAAATAG
- the mtgA gene encoding monofunctional biosynthetic peptidoglycan transglycosylase, with amino-acid sequence MFRIFKLAFLLFFGLSLLGVIFYRFVNPPFTWLMIERGFQRKSAGKEWKIDKKWKDFDDISDNMKRAAVAAEDQTFLEHHGFDFNAIEKAIEKNSHSKKLIGGSTISQQVAKNVFLWEGRSILRKGIEAYFTVLIETFWSKKRIMEVYLNEIEMGDGIYGVEAASQAYFHKSASDLTRQEAAAIAVIFPSPLKWSATNPTKYLKHRQYLIMKNMKRLGPLDF; translated from the coding sequence ATCTTCAGGATCTTTAAACTGGCTTTCCTCCTCTTTTTTGGTCTGAGTTTATTAGGTGTGATATTTTACCGCTTTGTTAATCCGCCTTTTACCTGGCTCATGATTGAACGCGGCTTTCAGCGTAAATCTGCCGGTAAGGAATGGAAGATTGATAAAAAATGGAAAGATTTTGATGATATCTCTGACAATATGAAACGGGCGGCCGTTGCTGCTGAAGATCAAACTTTCCTGGAACACCACGGCTTCGATTTTAATGCTATTGAAAAAGCTATTGAAAAAAACTCGCACAGTAAAAAACTGATTGGCGGTAGTACGATATCACAACAGGTAGCCAAAAACGTTTTCCTTTGGGAAGGCCGCTCCATACTTCGTAAAGGTATCGAAGCCTATTTTACCGTATTGATCGAAACCTTCTGGAGCAAAAAACGCATTATGGAGGTTTACCTCAATGAAATAGAAATGGGCGACGGTATTTATGGTGTTGAAGCAGCTTCGCAGGCCTATTTCCATAAATCAGCGTCGGACTTAACCCGTCAGGAGGCCGCTGCCATAGCGGTAATTTTCCCGAGCCCGCTAAAATGGTCGGCCACTAACCCTACCAAATATTTAAAGCACAGGCAATATCTCATCATGAAAAACATGAAGAGGTTAGGGCCTTTGGATTTTTAG